In a genomic window of Scheffersomyces stipitis CBS 6054 chromosome 4, complete sequence:
- the GEF2 gene encoding chloride channel, possibly voltage gated (go_component membrane~go_function voltage-gated chloride channel activity~go_process chloride transport) yields MDLFAAGRGANVSYTDEDIPTLSYNNSDSLEHNIVISTTAKYYENNTYIDWSRESLIVPSTSSFTSRKWFTLIVSSIIVGYTAAFIDLSSVWLNDLRKGVCFSKVDTWSLLNPYSTCPAGKWHDWSVILFNAKGSVSNWLVNFPIYTLFAFCWITLAAYITIHKDPLIKQSGIPEIKLIISGFNYRINYYLGLQTLFYKTVGLILVVSSGLWLGKEGPLVHVSCCILNILYGLLVNTSFENEAVRRELLSAATATGIAVAFSSPIGGVLFVLESMATFFTPTKIMWNSFITASVAVIFLTGFRVFTDGSNFQEKDLFSVEFGNFSWLFLEIIPFITLGALGGIYGYLFITVNSYFDKSGVRHVIQNRLLSLVGASGVKAGQYLEVFAVLLVTSILTFPIDETKLQLNTFLTNLFTACPTDTDTSEAITFICSSSNGITILKLSYILIQGFILSTYSFGVNLPGGILMPSLVLGATSGRLLGLITQAIQTKFLSSEFLATCTESSCIVSPASYAVIGAAAFMTGVTKLTMCVVVIMFELTGAVSYVLPIMLAVMISKFVNDVLCTSNIYDTFLKNNFNQSEQNTYGYPNEGKGAGLVNFTSLTSTVKDKLPDITVKSIMVPLNRTKCLCLVPETHYTVNSLIEFTNGDTHEGYPLILKYGNPLYLGYVNKHELFSKISNIDDRNAVISFQVDGLSRVAISQQLHYERSIGSVLQQIDIPVERSMIIFNELTSAVLVLETFEKMHVNYFVILDSNNRNGQTMAGFVDRFVIAHLIDSQFKDLEDELVGVEAASEFDIENNLEDETLLDARRKRLSIELIT; encoded by the coding sequence atgGACCTATTCGCCGCTGGAAGAGGCGCCAACGTCTCATACACAGATGAGGACATCCCGACTTTGTCGTATAACAATCTGGACTCACTTGAACATAATATTGTTATCAGCACTACAGCCAAATACTATGAGAACAATACCTACATTGACTGGAGCAGAGAGTCTCTCATAGTACCGTCCACATCTCTGTTCACATCACGAAAATGGTTCACATTAATAGTTCTGTCAATAATTGTAGGGTACACAGCTGCTTTCATCGACTTGCTGCTGGTTTGGCTCAATGACTTACGTAAGGGTGTTTGTTTCAGCAAGGTAGATACATGGTCTTTGTTGAATCCGTATCTGACATGTCCAGCCGGTAAGTGGCACGACTGGTCAGTTATCTTGTTCAACGCCAAGGGGTCTGTTTCCAACTGGTTGGTAAACTTCCCAATCTATACCCTTTTTGCATTCTGCTGGATCACTTTAGCAGCTTATATTACTATCCATAAGGATCCGTTGATTAAGCAATCTGGTATTCCTGAGATCAAATTGATCATCTCGGGCTTCAATTACCGTATCAACTACTATCTTGGCTTGCAGACCTTGTTTTACAAGACGGTGGGTTTGATTTTGGTGGTATCTTCAGGACTCTGGTTGGGCAAAGAAGGACCCTTGGTTCAtgtttcttgttgtatCCTCAACATTCTATACGGCTTACTTGTAAACACAAGCTTTGAGAATGAAGCTGTACGTAGAGAATTGTTGAGTGCTGCCACTGCAACAGGAATTGCTGTTGCATTCAGCTCGCCTATAGGTGGAGTATTATTTGTTCTCGAGAGTATGGCGACTTTTTTCACACCCACAAAGATCATGTGGAATTCGTTCATTACAGCATCTGTAGCTGTTATTTTCCTCACTGGATTCAGAGTATTCACAGACGGCCTGAACTTCCAAGAAAAGGACTTATTCCTGGTGGAATTTGGGAACTTCTCTTGgttgttcttggaaatcatCCCATTCATCACTTTGGGAGCTTTGGGTGGAATCTACGGCTACTTGTTCATAACTGTAAATTCGTATTTTGACAAGTCCGGTGTCCGCCATGTTATCCAAAATAGATTGCTTTCACTCGTAGGTGCGAGCGGTGTAAAAGCTGGACAATATCTCGAAGTGTTCGCTGTCTTGCTAGTAACCAGTATACTTACCTTTCCCATTGACGAAACCAAGTTGCAGTTGAACACTTTCTTAACTAACTTGTTCACTGCTTGTCCTACAGATACTGATACTCTGGAGGCTATCACTTTCATTTGTCTGTCTTCTAACGGAATTaccatcttgaagttgtccTACATCCTCATCCAGGGATTCATATTGTCCACTTATAGTTTTGGAGTCAACCTCCCAGGAGGAATTTTGATGCCATCGTTAGTACTTGGAGCAACTTCGGGTAGACTTCTTGGTTTGATAACTCAAGCAATCCAGACCAAGTTTCTTAGCTCTGAGTTCTTAGCTACTTGTACCGAGAGTTCTTGTATAGTATCTCCTGCCTCCTACGCTGTCATCGGCGCAGCTGCATTCATGACTGGTGTGACCAAGTTGACGATGTGTGTTGTAGTAATCATGTTTGAGTTGACAGGTGCTGTCTCATACGTTTTGCCAATTATGTTAGCAGTGATGATTCTGAAGTTCGTAAACGATGTTTTGTGCACCTCTAACATCTATGACACCTTTCTAAAGAACAATTTTAACCAGCTGGAACAGAATACATATGGTTACCCTAATGAAGGAAAAGGTGCTGGGCTAGTCAACTTCACCAGTTTGACTTCTACTGTCAAGGATAAACTCCCTGACATTACCGTTAAGTCCATAATGGTTCCTCTTAACCGGACAAAGTGTCTTTGTCTTGTTCCTGAAACACACTACACGGTAAACTCGCTTATCGAATTCACCAACGGCGACACTCATGAAGGTTACCCATTAATCCTCAAGTATGGAAACCCTTTGTATCTAGGGTACGTCAACAAACATGAGCttttctccaagatctcCAATATCGACGATCGCAATGCTGTAATAAGTTTCCAGGTAGATGGGTTACTGAGAGTGGCCATCTCGCAACAGCTTCATTATGAACGATCCATCGGTTCAGTATTACAACAGATAGACATCCCCGTAGAAAGGTCAATGATAATTTTCAATGAGTTGACTTCTGCAGTTCTCGTTCTCGAGACGTTTGAAAAGATGCATGTAAATTACTTTGTCATTTTGGATagcaacaacagaaacGGCCAAACAATGGCAGGGTTTGTAGATAGATTCGTCATCGCTCATTTGATCGACCTGCAATTTAAggacttggaagatgaaCTTGTGGGAGTGGAAGCAGCCAGCGAGTTTGATATAGAAAATAACTTGGAGGATGAGACACTCTTAGATgcaagaaggaaaagacTTAGTATAGAATTAATCACATAG
- a CDS encoding predicted protein, with amino-acid sequence MEHPENIRDKENVDPRMERNAFPQKSILKDNTLPILNNRRRVSFAPEVTLHKFDFVPYTSQNGSNKRRKTISGFPSLSHGSVGFEHEISVAGTENADVEELYNSPEDGLEMLVDSDSSDEEPEIEDLERAADAAVVGMAKLNEKIQNASLIIEDTFSRSTSILERNDDSDEEQTMELTEQIQIQQVVLIPPEKEIEPVANQELSAVHMATSSDDEEQSSDMELTGTQRIAPQPSVQNFVKESNEVQEVDVLHDKEELVQEIEEEVTMELTQPFSIAQVVHEDHTLTTITEESNEPTIERVSQSAANEVSNNGNGNQNSEITLTENVVVETKEYSGEHLQDNILNNDSQEEQTMEFTQAVNTIEPNTEQVDQTMEITQSISTITKSNIGEQEQEQEELAEEEETPMELTQSISTISSSHVQTSEPLQNTEVLSKREVSTFEQKNNEQENKEKADQEQENQVNDIGLDTTVPMELTQTNNEITNIGPEEKSHSTNDSNIVSMTMDETSMIMDSSSISIAQEVVSTTKIPLAELSQVESADEDYDDYEPVSLDDFMNDVQLKFYDDLDIDVDSINRLSVTSSSKGLNLKLADYIAGLPRIELLSLYRFSCEELSKNIKEGRDMFLQYSKTIAVSNPILFKEYYSASEDERQVLNVKLQLVKDFSRFQSRKTWYDWRSQLTTNLLAELEDRYQRLVKDKDYLERDIVKIDVIISRSRQYLVELKERITSLRSFRSRLGEFSVEEALSIKKQLLLTSEKLSKLKDELQNKNDELSKINDAVTETKKQKQILNEEIAEQEKIVRNSRRFEMKELNTICQKYSLLQKLANLKLERIEGSKVVFQFDKTFDCVFDFQKENPRADYSVREDVSCQLYNPKLLEKLSDFILPVVKGDNVVDNFKSFAALWKVIKKIDMDIYKVSNKFPVQWIQEEGHLAFSVHYYNSTGYKYLLTCKLKLDDLMNYASRMQLSGTIVRSIIDLEEEQIKSDIIGDLAGNGIVSMESLKTLMTM; translated from the coding sequence ATGGAGCATCCAGAAAATATAAGAGACAAAGAGAATGTTGATCCCAGAATGGAAAGGAACGCGTTTCCACAGAAGAGCATTTTGAAAGACAATACTTTACCAATACTTaacaacagaagaagagtatctTTTGCACCAGAAGTCACACTCCACAAGTTTGATTTCGTGCCATACACTAGTCAGAATGGATCGAATAAGAGACGGAAAACGATCTCTGGGTTTCCGCTGTTATCTCACGGATCTGTAGGCTTTGAACATGAAATTCTGGTGGCTGGAACTGAAAATGCAGACGTTGAAGAATTATACAATAGCCCCGAAGATGGCCTTGAAATGTTGGTAGATAGCGATAGTCTGGATGAAGAGcctgaaattgaagatttaGAACGAGCTGCTGATGCTGCAGTAGTTGGTATGGCTAAGCTAAATGAGAAAATCCAAAATGCGTCTTTAATCATTGAAGATACATTTTCGCGATCGActtctattcttgaaagaaacgATGATTCCGATGAGGAGCAAACGATGGAGTTGACGGAGCAAATAcagattcaacaagttgtatTAATTCCTCCAGAAAAGGAGATTGAACCAGTTGCTAACCAAGAACTATCTGCTGTTCATATGGCTACTCTgtctgatgatgaagaacaaagttCAGATATGGAGTTGACAGGAACACAAAGAATAGCTCCACAACCATCAGTACAAAATTTTGTCAAGGAATCAAATGAAGTACAGGAAGTAGATGTATTGCatgacaaagaagaacttgtccaagaaatagaagaagaagtaacAATGGAGTTGACTCAGCCGTTCTCAATCGCCCAAGTTGTTCATGAAGATCATACTCTCACCACCATAACCGAAGAACTGAATGAACCTACAATTGAAAGAGTCAGTCAGTCTGCTGCGAATGAGGTTTCCAATAATGGTAATGGAAATCAAAATTCAGAAATTACTTTAACAGAAAACGTAGTTGTAGAAACTAAAGAATATTCAGGAGAACATTTACAAGACAATATTCTAAACAACGACTCGCAGGAAGAACAGACTATGGAGTTCACCCAAGCTGTAAACACTATAGAGCCTAATACCGAACAGGTCGATCAAACTATGGAGATTACTCAATCTATCAGCACCATAACAAAGTCAAATATtggagaacaagaacaggaacaagaagaactagcagaagaagaagaaactccAATGGAATTAACAcaatcaatttcaacaataagTTCCAGTCACGTTCAAACTTCTGAACCTTTGCAGAATACAGAAGTCTTGCTGAAACGGGAAGTTTCTACTTTTGAACAAAAGAATAATGAGCAggaaaataaagaaaaagCAGATcaggaacaagaaaatcaagtGAATGATATTGGATTAGACACAACTGTTCCAATGGAGCTTACACAAACGAACAACGAAATCACAAATATCGggccagaagaaaaatcaCATCTGACCAATGATTCGAATATCGTTAGTATGACCATGGACGAAACTTCCATGATCATGGATCTGTCGTCGATTAGTATTGCACAAGAAGTCGTCAGTACAACTAAGATTCCTCTTGCTGAACTTTCTCAAGTTGAGCTGGCAGATGAAGATTATGATGATTATGAGCCAGTGAGTCTAGACGATTTCATGAATGATGTACAACTAAAGTTTTACGACGATTTGGACATTGATGTCGACAGTATCAACAGATTAAGCGTAACCAGTTCTTCAAAGggattgaatttgaagctTGCTGATTACATTGCTGGCTTGCCTCGTATCGAATTACTATCTTTATATCGATTCAGCTGCGAAGAATTGAGCAAAAACATCAAGGAAGGACGAGACATGTTTTTGCAATATTCTAAGACTATTGCTGTAAGCAATCCTATACTCTTCAAAGAATACTACTCAGCTTCGGAAGATGAGCGGCAAGTGCTTAACGTGAAATTACAATTGGTGAAAGATTTCTCCCGGTTTCAATCGCGAAAGACCTGGTATGACTGGAGAAGTCAATTGACCACCAACCTACTTgctgaacttgaagatagATATCAGAGACTTGTCAAAGACAAAGACTACTTAGAAAGGGATATTGTGAAGATAGATGTCATAATATCCCGAAGTAGACAATATCTAGTAGAATTAAAAGAGAGGATTACTTCATTGAGATCTTTCAGGTCGAGACTAGGAGAATTCTCCGTTGAGGAAGCTCTTTCTATCAAAAAGCAGTTGCTATTGACTTCAGAGAAGCtcctgaagttgaaggatgAATTACAAAACAAGAATGACGAATTAAGTAAAATAAACGACGCTGTGACTGAAACCAAGAAGCAAAAACAGATATTGAATGAAGAGATTgctgaacaagaaaagattgTTCGTAACAGCAGAAGATTTGAGATGAAAGAACTCAACACTATTTGCCAGAAGTATTCCCTACTTCAAAAGCTTGCCAACTTAAAATTGGAGAGAATTGAAGGTTCCAAGGTGGTGTTTCAGTTTGACAAAACCTTTGATTGTGTATTTGATttccaaaaagaaaatccCAGAGCTGACTATTCAGTCCGTGAGGACGTTTCTTGCCAATTGTACAATCCCAAGctcttggagaagttgtCTGATTTTATCTTACCTGTTGTTAAAGGAGATAATGTTGTAGATAATTTCAAGAGCTTTGCTGCGCTATGGAAAGTAATAAAGAAGATAGATATGGATATCTACAAGGTGTCCAACAAATTCCCTGTTCAATGGATTCAAGAGGAAGGGCATCTTGCTTTCAGCGTACATTACTACAATTCGACTGGATACAAATATTTGTTGACTTGcaagttgaaattggaTGATCTTATGAACTATGCCAGTAGGATGCAATTGAGTGGGACTATCGTTCGTTCTATTAtagacttggaagaagaacagatcAAGTCAGATATTATTGGTGATCTTGCTGGCAATGGCATCGTGTCCATGGAATCACTCAAGACGCTAATGACTATGTAA
- a CDS encoding hypothetical beta-1,6-N-acetylglucosaminyltransferase, contains WSC domain translates to MSHRVAEYPKRKLSNQPFVAQIDMIEKLLIEKQNQPAPSYTSNSKPLAAKKGFSKTYSSSYGHHHSQPQHSVSRGSTFVYDQQKYDQKFDHTKPVTASSPYGVMNLNQERPTQFGLSVQIPNQTQTHQAYTGPSMVQQQSQIPSSATTSMGSSGSSPTIPSKRLGFSSISSGSSSTSTENVSQPDQSLWGTSKVQMFDPFKPVELSSSGYSSVSAAHQSVFTSTSSGTSSFGLSEISGFKSNNEMFSSGSSSIWASGNSGSRVFNDATVWG, encoded by the coding sequence ATGTCCCACAGAGTCGCAGAGTACCCCAAAAGAAAGCTATCCAACCAGCCGTTTGTGGCCCAGATAGACATGATCGAAAAGCTTTTGATCGAGAAACAGAATCAGCCAGCCCCTTCGTATACTTCCAACTCCAAACCCTTGGCTGCCAAAAAGGGGTTTTCGAAGAcctattcttcttcctaTGGCCATCACCATTCTCAGCCCCAGCACTCGGTCTCCAGAGGCTCTACTTTCGTATACGACCAGCAAAAATACGATCAGAAGTTCGACCATACTAAGCCTGTAACAGCATCTTCGCCTTATGGAGTAATGAATCTAAACCAAGAGAGACCCACTCAGTTCGGTCTTTCTGTGCAGATTCCTAACCAGACCCAGACCCACCAAGCTTATACTGGTCCTTCTATGGTTCAACAGCAGTCCCAAATCCCCAGTTCTGCTACTACCTCCATGGGATCGTCGGGATCGTCTCCCACGATACCCTCAAAGAGGCTCGGCTTCTCCAGCATATCCTCAGGCTCATCTTCCACGAGCACTGAGAATGTCTCGCAGCCAGACCAAAGTCTCTGGGGAACTAGCAAGGTCCAGATGTTCGATCCCTTCAAGCCCGTCGAGTTGTCCAGCAGCGGCTACTCGTCAGTTTCAGCGGCCCATCAGTCAGTGTTCACTTCTACCTCTTCCGGAACTTCCTCATTCGGTTTATCAGAGATCTCGGGCTTCAAGTCCAATAACGAGATGTTCAGCTCGGGTTCGTCCAGCATTTGGGCCAGCGGAAACAGCGGTTCTCGTGTTTTCAATGACGCTACAGTTTGGGGTTAG
- a CDS encoding nuclear pore protein, with amino-acid sequence MSFLNSASPASTTTGPGSVINDITVNNPPDDSITDLSFSPQQDLLAAASWDRKVRIYEIDSNSGNNQGRALFEHEAPVFSVAWTYDGTKVVSGGADKQVKLFDLQTQQSQQIGAHDAPVRAVRYVECGPSNTPAVVSGSWDKTLKYWDMRSPQPITTIQLPDRVYTMDSSQKLLVVGCAERQIVVIDLNQPQQIFKNSLSPLKWQTRAISCYPQGNGFAVGSIEGRCGIQYINEQDQTKQGFAFKCHRKMGSNTTTSTIRSVSSTSQAYPVNAISFHPVYGTFSTAGSDGTFSFWDKDARQRLKSFPELNGSITATAFNKNGSIFAYALGYDWSQGYMGNRPDYPVQIKLHGTKDDEVKQKKKRI; translated from the coding sequence ATGTCGTTTCTCAACAGTGCCTCCCCGGCCTCCACGACAACTGGACCAGGGCTGGTGATCAACGATATCACTGTAAACAATCCTCCAGATGACTCGATAACAGACTTGTCATTTTCACCGCAACAAGACTTACTTGCTGCGGCTTCTTGGGACAGGAAGGTTCGGATCTACGAGATTGACTCCAACTCCGGAAACAACCAGGGCCGAGCCCTTTTCGAACACGAAGCACCTGTCTTCTCTGTTGCATGGACCTACGATGGTACCAAAGTAGTGAGTGGCGGTGCTGACAAGCAAGTGAAGctttttgatcttcaaaCTCAGCAATCGCAACAAATTGGTGCTCACGATGCTCCCGTAAGAGCAGTTCGTTATGTAGAATGTGGTCCTTCCAATACACCTGCGGTAGTGTCGGGCTCTTGGGACAAGACTCTCAAGTACTGGGACATGAGATCGCCACAGCCAATTACAACCATACAGCTTCCAGACCGTGTCTACACTATGGATTCCAGTCAGAAGTTGTTGGTTGTAGGCTGTGCTGAACGTCAAATTGTCGTTATTGACTTGAACCAGCCTCAGCAGATCTTTAAAAACTCGCTCTCTCCTTTAAAATGGCAAACCAGAGCCATCAGCTGCTATCCACAAGGAAACGGTTTTGCCGTCGGCTCCATTGAAGGAAGATGCGGCATTCAGTACATCAATGAACAGGACCAGACAAAACAGGGGTTTGCATTCAAATGTCACCGCAAAATGGGCAGCAACACCACCACTTCAACCATAAGATCAGTATCCTCGACGTCACAAGCGTATCCTGTCAATGCCATATCGTTCCATCCCGTCTATGGCACATTCAGCACAGCTGGTTCCGACGGAACCTTCAGTTTCTGGGATAAGGACGCTCGCCAGAGGCTAAAGTCATTCCCAGAGCTCAACGGCTCCATCACGGCCACTGCGTTCAACAAAAACGGAAGCATCTTTGCATACGCCCTAGGCTACGATTGGTCCCAGGGCTATATGGGCAACAGGCCCGACTATCCGGTGCAGATCAAGTTGCATGGTACGAAGGATGACGAGgtgaagcagaagaagaaaagaatttaG
- a CDS encoding vacuolar amino acid transporter (go_component membrane~go_function amino acid-polyamine transporter activity~go_process amino acid transport), protein MGRATIKSGTINLLNTIIGAGILAMPYGLKSNGLLFGCLLIIWSSLTSSFGLYLQNKVAKYTQQQGAVSYFSLAQLTYPQLSVVFDSAISIKCFGVGVSYLVVIGDLMPKIMESLNVKDESLFMERNFWITVFMVVLVVPLSYLKKLDSLKYTSVVALFSVVYLICLVIEHYVAHDIPTETLEIDWFGPKSIKSTLSSFPIFVFAYTCHQNMFAIINELKPSETDGSQTRQSNLIIRNAICTAAASYLVVGVIGYLTFGNSVNGNIITMYPKNSISSLIGRLCIVIMVSLSFPLQCHPCRGSVNHVIHFITQGVVSAKVRNQLQREGYTSLTSDIESLNSLASDSIQDESFISTTPMEGAQDTDGHDPIIVPLTSKKFYIITTVIVLSSYLVAITVTSLEHVLAFVGSTGSTSISFILPGLFGFLLIKPLGDATKLNALEKFSKYGGLALAIWGGIVMIVCLSATIFLGATH, encoded by the coding sequence ATGGGAAGAGCTACTATTAAATCTGGAACAATCAACCTTCTCAACACCATTATTGGTGCGGGGATTCTTGCAATGCCCTACGGGTTAAAATCGAACGGGTTGCTCTTTGGTTGTCTCTTGATAATCTGGTCTTCCTTGACTTCATCGTTTGGCTTATATCTCCAGAACAAAGTCGCTAAATACACTCAGCAACAAGGAGCAGTGTCATACTTCAGTTTGGCACAGTTGACATATCCGCAGCTATCGGTTGTTTTTGATTCGGCCATCTCCATCAAGTGCTTTGGTGTTGGCGTCAGTTACTTGGTGGTGATTGGCGACTTAATGCCCAAAATCATGGAGAGCTTGAACGTCAAGGACGAGTCACTTTTCATGGAAAGAAACTTCTGGATCACCGTCTTCATGGTAGTATTGGTGGTACCCTTGTCGTACTTAAAGAAGTTGGACTCGTTGAAGTATACCTCTGTCGTTGCCTTGTTCTCTGTTGTGTACTTAATCTGTCTTGTTATTGAACACTATGTCGCCCACGACATTCCTACGGAAACGTTGGAAATTGATTGGTTTGGCCCCAAGAGTATAAAGTCAACATTGAGTTCATTCCCTATCTTCGTTTTTGCGTATACGTGCCACCAGAATATGTTTGCAAtcatcaacgagttgaaaCCAAGTGAAACTGACGGTTCTCAAACAAGACAGTCTAATCTCATCATTAGAAATGCTATTTGCACGGCTGCTGCTTCCTATTTAGTAGTCGGTGTCATCGGCTACTTGACCTTTGGAAATTCGGTCAACGGTAATATTATAACCATGTACCCTAAGAATTCAATTCTGTCGTTGATTGGGCGTCTCTGTATTGTTATAATGGTCAGTTTGTCGTTCCCATTGCAATGCCACCCATGTAGAGGTTCTGTGAACCATGTGATTCATTTTATCACCCAGGGTGTAGTCAGCGCCAAAGTCAGGAACCAATTGCAACGTGAAGGTTATACCTCTTTGACATCAGACATTGAATCTTTGAACTCTCTTGCTAGTGACTCAATTCAAGATGAGTCTTTCATCTCCACGACACCAATGGAAGGTGCACAGGACACCGACGGGCACGATCCAATTATTGTGCCATtgacttcaaagaagttCTACATAATCACAACAGTGATTGTTCTTAGTTCATACCTTGTTGCCATAACTGTTACTTCTTTGGAGCACGTTTTAGCCTTTGTGGGCTCCACTGGTTCGACGTCTATTTCTTTTATATTGCCAGGCTTGTTTGggttcttgttgatcaagcCCTTGGGAGATGCTACCAAACTCAATGCTTTAGAAAAGTTCAGCAAATATGGTGGTTTGGCATTGGCTATATGGGGTGGTATTGTCATGATCGTCTGTTTGAGTGCGACGATATTTTTAGGTGCAACCCACTAA